A section of the Epinephelus moara isolate mb chromosome 3, YSFRI_EMoa_1.0, whole genome shotgun sequence genome encodes:
- the atp1b2b gene encoding sodium/potassium-transporting ATPase subunit beta-2b isoform X2, which yields MAKDGEKSGWKEFIWNPRTREFLGRTASSWGLILLFYVIFYIFLAGLFALTMYVMLQTLDDHKPTWQDRLATPGMVIRPKADETYEIVYKIQNTESWDMYAQALDRFLAPYNDSVQAQKNDECVPDRYFLQEDSGDVKNNPKRSCQFNRTILEDCSGLTDRYYGYQDGRPCIIIKLNRVIGMLPGKDGQAPYVTCGAKKEDSDKIGELMYFPPNGTFNLMYYPYYGKKAQVNYSQPLVAVKFLNITANQDVNIECKINANNIPQGSERDKFAGRVSFKLRINTIN from the exons ATGGCAAAGGATGGAGAAAAAAGCGGGTGGAAGGAATTTATATGGAACCCGAGGACGAGGGAGTTTCTGGGCAGGACGGCGAGCAGCTGGG GTCTTATTCTTCTCTTCTATGTAATTTTCTACATCTTCCTGGCCGGCTTGTTTGCACTCACCATGTATGTCATGCTGCAGACCTTGGACGACCATAAACCCACCTGGCAAGACAGGCTCGCTACACCAG GCATGGTGATTAGACCCAAAGCAGATGAGACCTATGAGATTGTCTATAAGATCCAGAACACTGAGAGCTGGGACATGTATGCTCAGGCCCTGGACAGGTTCCTGGCAC CCTACAACGACAGCGTCCAGGCCCAGAAAAATGACGAGTGCGTCCCAGACCGGTACTTCCTGCAGGAGGACAGCGGTGATGTGAAGAACAACCCGAAGCGCTCCTGTCAGTTCAACCGCACCATTCTGGAGGACTGCTCTGGACTTACTGACCGTTACTATGGATACCAGGACGGCAGGCCATGCATCATCATCAAGCTGAATCGG GTGATTGGGATGCTGCCAGGAAAGGACGGACAGGCTCCGTATGTCACCTGTGGTGCAAAG AAAGAAGACTCTGACAAAATTGGAGAATTGATGTACTTCCCTCCGAATGGCACTTTCAACCTTATGTACTACCCTTACTATGGCAAGAAAGCTCAG GTGAACTACTCTCAGCCTTTGGTTGCCGTCAAGTTCCTTAACATTACTGCCAATCAAGATGTCAACATCGAGTGCAAGATCAACGCCAACAACATTCCCCAAGGAAGTGAAAGAGACAAGTTTGCCGGAAGAGTGTCTTTCAAGCTGAGGATCAACACTATTAACTAG
- the atp1b2b gene encoding sodium/potassium-transporting ATPase subunit beta-2b isoform X1 has translation MAKDGEKSGWKEFIWNPRTREFLGRTASSWGLILLFYVIFYIFLAGLFALTMYVMLQTLDDHKPTWQDRLATPGMVIRPKADETYEIVYKIQNTESWDMYAQALDRFLAPYNDSVQAQKNDECVPDRYFLQEDSGDVKNNPKRSCQFNRTILEDCSGLTDRYYGYQDGRPCIIIKLNRVIGMLPGKDGQAPYVTCGAKKYKVGKDQWKEDSDKIGELMYFPPNGTFNLMYYPYYGKKAQVNYSQPLVAVKFLNITANQDVNIECKINANNIPQGSERDKFAGRVSFKLRINTIN, from the exons ATGGCAAAGGATGGAGAAAAAAGCGGGTGGAAGGAATTTATATGGAACCCGAGGACGAGGGAGTTTCTGGGCAGGACGGCGAGCAGCTGGG GTCTTATTCTTCTCTTCTATGTAATTTTCTACATCTTCCTGGCCGGCTTGTTTGCACTCACCATGTATGTCATGCTGCAGACCTTGGACGACCATAAACCCACCTGGCAAGACAGGCTCGCTACACCAG GCATGGTGATTAGACCCAAAGCAGATGAGACCTATGAGATTGTCTATAAGATCCAGAACACTGAGAGCTGGGACATGTATGCTCAGGCCCTGGACAGGTTCCTGGCAC CCTACAACGACAGCGTCCAGGCCCAGAAAAATGACGAGTGCGTCCCAGACCGGTACTTCCTGCAGGAGGACAGCGGTGATGTGAAGAACAACCCGAAGCGCTCCTGTCAGTTCAACCGCACCATTCTGGAGGACTGCTCTGGACTTACTGACCGTTACTATGGATACCAGGACGGCAGGCCATGCATCATCATCAAGCTGAATCGG GTGATTGGGATGCTGCCAGGAAAGGACGGACAGGCTCCGTATGTCACCTGTGGTGCAAAG AAATACAAAGTTGGCAAAGATCAATGG AAAGAAGACTCTGACAAAATTGGAGAATTGATGTACTTCCCTCCGAATGGCACTTTCAACCTTATGTACTACCCTTACTATGGCAAGAAAGCTCAG GTGAACTACTCTCAGCCTTTGGTTGCCGTCAAGTTCCTTAACATTACTGCCAATCAAGATGTCAACATCGAGTGCAAGATCAACGCCAACAACATTCCCCAAGGAAGTGAAAGAGACAAGTTTGCCGGAAGAGTGTCTTTCAAGCTGAGGATCAACACTATTAACTAG
- the gltpd2b gene encoding glycolipid transfer protein domain-containing protein 2, producing the protein MGVKSKAAVAILVLLLFLGSLWLQGSLDYHWDSCLKGYNQGNTLHQLYNSSVADGAEGPQVREGCPGQTFQVSLLLSHLLAAPTSTSDVLLQPYLSSWDELVRFMEALGPVVGIISKEIKTKTSIIRQLALLADGNPEAELGPDIHSVNSVSTEAGAKNNQEASQPTGAYHSVRSMIWIELNRGVVDFHHQTDSGCRTLLRLHRALLWLKLFLEKLAETPVAGRLRSPSELCREAYQSTLAHHHTWFVRTAAELAFTAMPERGFFFRLVCVQSQEELSSTLTRVAQAIGEVYDRTQKALEENGMLNLP; encoded by the exons ATGGGTGTTAAGAGCAAGGCTGCTGTCGCTATCTTAGTCCTGCTGCTGTTCCTCGGCTCCCTGTGGCTCC AGGGAAGTTTGGATTACCACTGGGATTCCTGTTTAAAAGGTTATAATCAGGGGAATACG CTCCACCAGCTGTACAACAGCAGTGTGGCCGATGGGGCTGAGGGCCCACAGGTCAGAGAGGGGTGCCCTGGCCAGACCTTCCAGGTGTCACTGCTGCTCTCCCACCTGCTGGCTGCACCAACCTCTACCTCTGACGTGCTGCTGCAGCCGTATCTGTCCAGCTGGGATGAGCTTGTGAG GTTTATGGAAGCTCTGGGCCCGGTGGTGGGAATAATATCTAAAGAGATAAAAACCAAGACGTCAATAATCCGCCAACTGGCCCTGTTGGCAGACGGGAACCCTGAAGCAGAGCTGGGCCCAGATATACACTCAGTGAACAGTGTGAGCACAGAGGCTGGTGCAAAGAACAATCAGGAGGCCTCACAGCCCACTGGTGCCTACCACTCTGTGCGCTCCATGATCTGGATAGAGCTGAACCGAGGAGTGGTGGACTTCCACCACCAGACGGACTCTGGATGCCGAACTCTTCTGCGTCTGCATCGCGCTCTGCTGTGGCTGAAGCTCTTCCTGGAGAAGCTGGCTGAGACACCAGTGGCTGGGCGGCTGAGGAGCCCCTCAGAGCTGTGTCGCGAGGCCTACCAGAGCACCCTTGCGCACCACCACACCTGGTTCGTTCGCACAGCCGCCGAGCTGGCCTTTACGGCCATGCCAGAGCGGGGTTTCTTCTTCAGGCTGGTGTGCGTGCAGAGCCAGGAGGAGCTGAGCTCTACACTGACCAGAGTCGCTCAGGCCATTGGAGAGGTTTATGACAGGACGCAGAAAGCCCTGGAGGAAAATGGCATGCTGAACTTGCCATAG